From the genome of Oncorhynchus masou masou isolate Uvic2021 chromosome 15, UVic_Omas_1.1, whole genome shotgun sequence:
CTCCTTCCTCACAAATACCACTTCAGCAATCCCCACCTTCACCAGCCTCGCTCGCTTCAAGGCACCGCACACACAGAACAGCTCCTGTGGACCGTCACAAGAACACAGGAAAAAGGTCAGTTGAATGTGATAAATGAGTCATGGCTGCATCGTAAGCAGGTCTGCAATTTACACACACAGCTAGAGAATCTAAAACAGCAGAGAAGTGAACAGCATGAGGCACTTACCACTATGTCCTCTTCAGTGACACGGGGGTGCAGATTATTCACTGTTATCTTAGTCCCCTCCAGAGGACTGAAGGAAGGCTGAAGGGGTGCACCAAAACACTTTACAATCAAATACATATACAGCTCACACCAACACAACAAGCCAATGGTAGGCGTTACGTTCATCTATCGTCAACGAGAAAGAAGTAGGTGGAATACTGATCCAGAGGATTGCTATGCTGCCAACTAGTGATgataaaggcccagtgcagtccaaAATGTGACTTTCCTGTGGTTTATATACATTTCCAAACTATTCCAACtaagttggaataatactgtgaaaattatAAAGCCTTTTTAGTGTAGGAGCCATTTGAAAAGACTActtgaaatttcagcctgttgaggtgggatggagttttggcctgcctggtgacctCACTTTGCGGTATATTAGTCAATAGAGAtgaagagttccaaacctctctgccaataacagctagttttcagttttcccctcctcactcagaccactcccagacagtcctagaaaAATTGTACTGTTTGGAACTAATTTTACCGCTTGTTAAGAGCAGGCAAATCCAGTCCTCGGTGTCACACCTTTTCTCCATCCGTAACAAACAACTGATTAATCAAactgcattctaaactgaagatcatgattaggtgattattggagtcgggtgtgttagctggggcaaaactgtgacaccaatcaggacCCCGAGGAATGGACTTGCCAACCGCTGGGTTAGAGAGATACTTCTGACAAGGAGGccatttatctacttccccagagtcagatgaacttgtggataccatttggaTGTCTATGTCCAGTATGAAGTTAGAGGCAGTTTTGCGAGCCAATgataactagcattagcacaataaCTGGAAGTCTATTGGTATCTGCTAGCATCCCTACCCACACATTCCTATAGAGATGACCTTATGTAATCCAGTGCTCAAGTAGCTGGGTGAATGGACATGTGGATACTGACCTgtgggggtggaggaggctgggagcTGGTCTCCGCTGTGGGCCCTGCCTGCCTGAGGGTCCTGGAGATGGGCTGTAAGGCGAGAGCAGAGGAGCGGGAGGCCCCTACACTAGGGTTGGGCCTTGTGGGTGCCACAGGCACTGGGGGACGAGGAGCGGTGTACGCATCGTTTTTGAATACTTTAGTGATGGGTGCTGACATAGTGAAAGGGCAGCCCAGGGTGCCAGGCtgttggagaaagagaggaagcatTGAAACTTTTCAATTAATGAATGGAAAGTTTTGAGAGTGAGACACCAATACAGCCAGTGTGGCAGTATTAAGGGGATATTTGAGTTACATTGAATAATAAAGAATTACAGATAATTTAGGGAAAAGCAACAGAAAGAGAAAAGGTAAGAAAATCTAACAGTCTTCCCACCCGTGACTGTAGCATATGGTTGCCAGTAGTGGTCTTCATCTGTTTGCTAGGGATATCATCATCACCTGAGAAAGACTGAGCGAGAGATGGTAAGTTACTCACTCACATATGCATTGCAGTGGCGCATGACCAAAATAAATCAACCAAATTCAGTTGATATACTCTAAAGCAAATTTGAATAAATTCTGCCATCTAACCTTCTGATTTTTATATTTTCAAAAAAATGCCCCTTACCTGGGAACCCCTGCTTGGCATGTTCATATGGATCCCACTTGACATCCCTACCGGCCTTTGCTGctaaaaataaaagttaaataaaatcaTTATTCATAAGGTAAATTAATATCTTTGACTCTAAAAGCATGCTACCAATAACTAAATAGAAAATAAGCCTAGTTGAATTTTAAACAAATTTCCAATTAACTTTAGCTATCAACTATGTTTGGAGTGAGGCTATATGCTTTACCACTAAACTATGCAAGAATTAGCATTTTCTCTTATCCGTGCACATCTTGAGTGACAAGTGGGCCAATTCTGTCTAGTAGCTAAGCCTGGATAATATTAGAGAAGATCCTGGACCTGTGGTTACTGTCACCTGTGGTCACGGTCAGCCTGATCACTTACCTGGATGGTTTTGGTGATCTTCATGGGTGCCGCCATTCCTTGGCTTGGTGGAGCTCCAATGCTCCTCTTGAGGCTCAGCCTATCACGAGCATCCATCATCCTCTTAGGTGCACCCCCCAGCTGTGGCGTAATCCCAGCTCTAATGTTCATTCCTTGTAGGTTGGGGGTAAACTGCCTGGCATTTGCACTGGCAATGTCGTTGGTAGTGTGTATCTGTATCTGCTGCACATGTGTCTGTAGCTGTGCTGCTGGTATCTGCTGTAAACTCTGTGGGGTAACATTAAATGTATTCTGTCCTCCTTTCCGTGAGTTGATCATTTGTCTGGCATCCTGGACCCCACCTGCTCCTCCTCCGCCACGGATTCGAAAGCGAGCATCTTTCTGGCCAAGTTTTTCTCTGGCATCCTTCACTTGAAAAGCTGGAGGAAGCGAGAGAAGAACAAGAGTGAGCAGAAGGCAAGAACCAATTCCAATGTCTGATCTGATTTGCCTCAGCGAACACACCTTAAGAATGCTTAACAGAACGCAATGTAGTCCAACAGCAAAATGTGTAGTTTGAAACAGATTATTTTGTAATGGGGCTTAGGTAAGAGACATCCAGATCAGGCATATACATAGATGTCTTGAGTctcaataagcatttttcaacAAGGCAACAGGCAGGTCCTCACAAAAAATACCTGCTTCAACTCTggcaaaatgtattattattttacatTGAGCATTGCTCCAAAAGAAGTTCAGAATTAAATAATTGTTTGAGTTCCAACAAAGTAATTCCATTGAATATTTGATACTACTGAAAATGTATCCAGGTCTGTTTTTTGGTTACCGGTTCCCCCTCCTCCACCAAGTCTCTGTCTGACATCCGTCATCCCAATTTTCTGTCGAGCATCAAAGGTCCTCCCGACCCCTCCTGCACCCATGCCGAACATAGGCCTGAAAGACAAGAGATCGACATTGGTAGTCAACTAGTTGTAGCCTAATCCTACATGAGCTAATATCCACATTTAGCGCGTATAAGACCAGCTATATTATTTGATTTTGCCCTACATTCAGTATGGCTCTCTAGGTATACTCAAAgcgaaaaaaataatttaaaaaatagtaTAACGTTAGCTGTTCTGATATGCGCTCCTTGTGTTTTCCAAAATGTGAATATTAGATCATGGAGGACTAGGCTACAACTAGTTGACTACATATGGCTCTAGGTAGAGGTTCTACAAGACTGCCTCGCGCTCTGTACCATATCTATAGGTatactaactagctagctatacgTTTTCGCGTGTGTAACCATGGTTAGTTTATAGCTAACTACCTAACGTACATTCCAGCGACCTGTTAACCTTATTCGGTTCTTTTTTTGGTCGATAGCTAACTTACCGTCATCAAATGCTGATAAAACATAtttttgtaccttgttagctaaCTAGTTAAACGGAGCACTGATAAATAGCTCGCTGTGCGTATTTGGCTCGTTGATATTAGGGAAATCAGTGTCTGCAGTGAAACGATATAGTAGCTACATGATTGTAGCTAATCCAACGGCGAGTACAGGCCTTGAACAGGACCGCTGAGGAATTTAAATAGCCTAGGCTTTCTGGAAAATGATTTTTTAAATTACGTTGGATGATACAACTCAAGGCATACCGTTCATAAATTGCATTCAAACTCATAAATTGctaaattaatacattttcacTGTTTCTTTGTTGTTGAAACCGCGTCGACGTATCACTTCGTCCAAAGAAATATCTTCCATCTTCTTTGACTCAAGCGCGTGAATGATCGTAACTGGATAGAGAAGAGACTATGGAAGGCAAGTTGGATCAAAAATGGCGAACTCAATAAAATATTTATCGAGAGCTCCTTGAAAaaatgcatatatatatacacacacacacatatatatatatatatatatatatatacacatatatatatatatatatttatatatatatatatatatatttatatatatatatatttatatatatatatatatatatatatatatatatttatatttatttatatatatatatttatttatatatatatatatttatttatatatatatttttatttatatatatatttatttatttatatatatatttatttatttatatatatatttatataaatatttatttatatatacatatatatttatataaatatttatatttatatatatatatatatatttatatatatatttatatttatttatatatatattttatttatttatatatatatatatttatttatttatatatatatttatttatttatatatatatttatttatatatatatttatttatatatatatatatattatttatatatatatattatatatatatatatatttatttatatatatatatatttatatatatttatatatatatatatttatttatatatatatata
Proteins encoded in this window:
- the LOC135555526 gene encoding polymerase delta-interacting protein 3-like isoform X2; this translates as MEDISLDEVIRRRGFNNKETVKMPMFGMGAGGVGRTFDARQKIGMTDVRQRLGGGGGTAFQVKDAREKLGQKDARFRIRGGGGAGGVQDARQMINSRKGGQNTFNVTPQSLQQIPAAQLQTHVQQIQIHTTNDIASANARQFTPNLQGMNIRAGITPQLGGAPKRMMDARDRLSLKRSIGAPPSQGMAAPMKITKTIQQRPVGMSSGIHMNMPSRGSQSFSGDDDIPSKQMKTTTGNHMLQSRPGTLGCPFTMSAPITKVFKNDAYTAPRPPVPVAPTRPNPSVGASRSSALALQPISRTLRQAGPTAETSSQPPPPPQPSFSPLEGTKITVNNLHPRVTEEDIVELFCVCGALKRARLVKVGIAEVVFVRKEDAVSAYRKYNNRCLDGQPMKCNLHIQGNVITSDQPILLRLSDTPGSGRKEGLPLSLSRPGGRPASSQPTPEVDPQTILKALFKSTVQTPSTTESPGSQCTAFRIKI
- the LOC135555526 gene encoding polymerase delta-interacting protein 3-like isoform X1, with protein sequence MEDISLDEVIRRRGFNNKETVKMPMFGMGAGGVGRTFDARQKIGMTDVRQRLGGGGGTAFQVKDAREKLGQKDARFRIRGGGGAGGVQDARQMINSRKGGQNTFNVTPQSLQQIPAAQLQTHVQQIQIHTTNDIASANARQFTPNLQGMNIRAGITPQLGGAPKRMMDARDRLSLKRSIGAPPSQGMAAPMKITKTIQQQRPVGMSSGIHMNMPSRGSQSFSGDDDIPSKQMKTTTGNHMLQSRPGTLGCPFTMSAPITKVFKNDAYTAPRPPVPVAPTRPNPSVGASRSSALALQPISRTLRQAGPTAETSSQPPPPPQPSFSPLEGTKITVNNLHPRVTEEDIVELFCVCGALKRARLVKVGIAEVVFVRKEDAVSAYRKYNNRCLDGQPMKCNLHIQGNVITSDQPILLRLSDTPGSGRKEGLPLSLSRPGGRPASSQPTPEVDPQTILKALFKSTVQTPSTTESPGSQCTAFRIKI
- the LOC135555526 gene encoding polymerase delta-interacting protein 3-like isoform X3, whose translation is MSLNAIYERPMFGMGAGGVGRTFDARQKIGMTDVRQRLGGGGGTAFQVKDAREKLGQKDARFRIRGGGGAGGVQDARQMINSRKGGQNTFNVTPQSLQQIPAAQLQTHVQQIQIHTTNDIASANARQFTPNLQGMNIRAGITPQLGGAPKRMMDARDRLSLKRSIGAPPSQGMAAPMKITKTIQQQRPVGMSSGIHMNMPSRGSQSFSGDDDIPSKQMKTTTGNHMLQSRPGTLGCPFTMSAPITKVFKNDAYTAPRPPVPVAPTRPNPSVGASRSSALALQPISRTLRQAGPTAETSSQPPPPPQPSFSPLEGTKITVNNLHPRVTEEDIVELFCVCGALKRARLVKVGIAEVVFVRKEDAVSAYRKYNNRCLDGQPMKCNLHIQGNVITSDQPILLRLSDTPGSGRKEGLPLSLSRPGGRPASSQPTPEVDPQTILKALFKSTVQTPSTTESPGSQCTAFRIKI